A genomic window from Diospyros lotus cultivar Yz01 chromosome 2, ASM1463336v1, whole genome shotgun sequence includes:
- the LOC127793946 gene encoding uncharacterized protein LOC127793946, with translation MSGEEESIEQAAAARRERLRALRAAQDLLNTPDDDSAVQVDNETDVANEENNLNMKFRNYLPHDKQLQEGKLAPPVLPKFEDPVAIVPVPEERKEDPFVNIAPKKPNWDLRRDLQKKLDKLERRTQKAMFQLMEQQEKEKHLAEEGRNSD, from the exons ATGAGTGGTGAAGAAGAATCTATAGAGCAAGCAGCTGCAGCACGTCGTGAGAGGCTGAGAGCTTTACGCGCAGCTCAAGATCTCCTCAACACTCCAGATGATGACTCGGCTGTTCAAGTTGACAATGAGACTGATGTTGCGAACGAAGAAAA CAATCTCAATATGAAATTTCGTAATTACCTTCCTCATGACAAGCAACTTCAAGAGGGCAAACTTGCTCCACCTGTGCTACCCAAGTTTGAAGACCCAGTTGCAATAGTACCTGTACCAGAGGAGAGGAAAGAG GATCCATTTGTGAACATTGCTCCAAAAAAACCAAACTGGGACCTTCGAAGGGATTTACAAAAgaagctcgataagcttgagagaCGCACACAGAAGGCGATGTTTCAACTTATGG agcaacaagaaaaggagaagcatTTGGCTGAAGAAGGCAGGAATAGTGATTAA